The following are encoded in a window of Cinclus cinclus unplaced genomic scaffold, bCinCin1.1 SCAFFOLD_240, whole genome shotgun sequence genomic DNA:
- the HNRNPA1 gene encoding heterogeneous nuclear ribonucleoprotein A1 isoform X2, which translates to MERRRRAASTNGRRRGGREGGGGGGVRRRRSRRSAPFRVGPRRGSIARCRHRPARPAPRRAAAMAKAESPKEPEQLRKLFIGGLSFETTDESLRSHFEQWGTLTDCVVMRDPNTKRSRGFGFVTYSSVEEVDAAMNARPHKVDGRVVEPKRAVSREDSQRPGAHLTVKKIFVGGIKEDTEEHHLREYFGQYGKIEVIEIMTDRGSGKKRGFAFVTFDDHDSVDKIVIQKYHTVNGHNCEVRKALSKQEMASASAGQRGRSGSGNFGGGGRGGFGGGDNFNRGGNFGGRGGFGRAGAYGGDGFNGFGADGYGGGGGPGYSGGNRGYGGSGSYDGYNNGGGGFGGGSGGRRPARGPALAVRNGLAEAGTGSNFGGGGSYNDFGSYNNQASSFGPMKGGSFGGRSSGPYGGGGYGSSSGGGSYGGGRRF; encoded by the exons ATGGAGAGGCGGCGCCGGGCGGCGTCAACCAATGGGAGGCGGCGCGGGGGCCGTgagggcggcgggggcggcggggtgAGGCGGCGGCGCTCGCGTCGCTCGGCCCCTTTCCGTGTCGGCCCTCGCAGAGGGAGCATCGCGCGCTGCCGCCaccgcccggcccgccccgccccgcgccgcgccgccgccaTGGCCAAGGCCGAG TCCCCGAAGGAGCCGGAGCAGCTCCGGAAACTTTTCATCGGCGGCCTGAGCTTTGAAACCACAGACGAGAGCCTGCGCAGCCACTTCGAGCAGTGGGGCACCCTCACTGACTGCGTG GTGATGCGGGACCCCAACACAAAGCGCTCGCGGGGCTTTGGGTTCGTCACCTACTCCTCGGTGGAGGAGGTCGATGCTGCCATGAATGCACGGCCACACAAGGTGGATGGCAGGGTGGTGGAACCCAAACGGGCCGTGTCCCGAGAG GACTCGCAGCGGCCCGGGGCGCACCTGACGGTGAAGAAGATCTTCGTGGGCGGCATCAAGGAGGACACGGAGGAGCATCACCTGCGGGAGTACTTCGGGCAGTACGGCAAGATCGAGGTCATCGAGATCATGACCGACCGCGGCAGCGGCAAAAAGCGCGGCTTCGCCTTCGTCACCTTCGACGACCACGACTCGGTCGACAAAATCGTCA TCCAGAAGTACCACACGGTGAACGGGCACAACTGCGAGGTGCGCAAGGCTCTGTCCAAGCAGGAGATGGCCAGCGCCTCGGCCGGCCAGCGAG GCCGCAGCGGCTCCGGGAATttcggcggcggcggccgcggcggtTTCGGCGGCGGCGACAACTTCAACCGCGGCGGCAACTTCGGCGGCCGTG GTGGGTTTGGCCGCGCCGGCGCTTACGGCGGCGACGGATTTAATGGATTTGGCGCTGACG GTtacggcggcggcggcggccccggctACTCCGGGGGCAACCGGGGCTACGGCGGCAGCGGCTCCTATGATGGCTACAACAACGGCGGTGGTGGCTtcggcggcggcagcgggggCCGGCGGCCGGCGCGGGGACCGGCGCTGGCCGTGCGCAACGGGCTGGCTGAGGCGGGCACAG GCAGCAATTTCGGGGGCGGGGGCAGCTACAATGACTTTGGCAGCTACAACAACCAGGCCTCGAGTTTCGGGCCCATGAAGGGCGGCAGCTTCGGGGGGCGCAGCTCGGGGCCCTACGGCGGCG GTGGCTACGGCAGTTCCAGCGGCGGCGGCAGCTACGGAGGAGGGAGAAGGTTTTAA
- the HNRNPA1 gene encoding heterogeneous nuclear ribonucleoprotein A1 isoform X1, with product MERRRRAASTNGRRRGGREGGGGGGVRRRRSRRSAPFRVGPRRGSIARCRHRPARPAPRRAAAMAKAESPKEPEQLRKLFIGGLSFETTDESLRSHFEQWGTLTDCVVMRDPNTKRSRGFGFVTYSSVEEVDAAMNARPHKVDGRVVEPKRAVSREDSQRPGAHLTVKKIFVGGIKEDTEEHHLREYFGQYGKIEVIEIMTDRGSGKKRGFAFVTFDDHDSVDKIVIQKYHTVNGHNCEVRKALSKQEMASASAGQRGCALPPPPPPPPLLGRSGSGNFGGGGRGGFGGGDNFNRGGNFGGRGGFGRAGAYGGDGFNGFGADGYGGGGGPGYSGGNRGYGGSGSYDGYNNGGGGFGGGSGGRRPARGPALAVRNGLAEAGTGSNFGGGGSYNDFGSYNNQASSFGPMKGGSFGGRSSGPYGGGGYGSSSGGGSYGGGRRF from the exons ATGGAGAGGCGGCGCCGGGCGGCGTCAACCAATGGGAGGCGGCGCGGGGGCCGTgagggcggcgggggcggcggggtgAGGCGGCGGCGCTCGCGTCGCTCGGCCCCTTTCCGTGTCGGCCCTCGCAGAGGGAGCATCGCGCGCTGCCGCCaccgcccggcccgccccgccccgcgccgcgccgccgccaTGGCCAAGGCCGAG TCCCCGAAGGAGCCGGAGCAGCTCCGGAAACTTTTCATCGGCGGCCTGAGCTTTGAAACCACAGACGAGAGCCTGCGCAGCCACTTCGAGCAGTGGGGCACCCTCACTGACTGCGTG GTGATGCGGGACCCCAACACAAAGCGCTCGCGGGGCTTTGGGTTCGTCACCTACTCCTCGGTGGAGGAGGTCGATGCTGCCATGAATGCACGGCCACACAAGGTGGATGGCAGGGTGGTGGAACCCAAACGGGCCGTGTCCCGAGAG GACTCGCAGCGGCCCGGGGCGCACCTGACGGTGAAGAAGATCTTCGTGGGCGGCATCAAGGAGGACACGGAGGAGCATCACCTGCGGGAGTACTTCGGGCAGTACGGCAAGATCGAGGTCATCGAGATCATGACCGACCGCGGCAGCGGCAAAAAGCGCGGCTTCGCCTTCGTCACCTTCGACGACCACGACTCGGTCGACAAAATCGTCA TCCAGAAGTACCACACGGTGAACGGGCACAACTGCGAGGTGCGCAAGGCTCTGTCCAAGCAGGAGATGGCCAGCGCCTCGGCCGGCCAGCGAG GCTgtgcccttcctcctcctcctcctcctcctcctctcctagGCCGCAGCGGCTCCGGGAATttcggcggcggcggccgcggcggtTTCGGCGGCGGCGACAACTTCAACCGCGGCGGCAACTTCGGCGGCCGTG GTGGGTTTGGCCGCGCCGGCGCTTACGGCGGCGACGGATTTAATGGATTTGGCGCTGACG GTtacggcggcggcggcggccccggctACTCCGGGGGCAACCGGGGCTACGGCGGCAGCGGCTCCTATGATGGCTACAACAACGGCGGTGGTGGCTtcggcggcggcagcgggggCCGGCGGCCGGCGCGGGGACCGGCGCTGGCCGTGCGCAACGGGCTGGCTGAGGCGGGCACAG GCAGCAATTTCGGGGGCGGGGGCAGCTACAATGACTTTGGCAGCTACAACAACCAGGCCTCGAGTTTCGGGCCCATGAAGGGCGGCAGCTTCGGGGGGCGCAGCTCGGGGCCCTACGGCGGCG GTGGCTACGGCAGTTCCAGCGGCGGCGGCAGCTACGGAGGAGGGAGAAGGTTTTAA
- the HNRNPA1 gene encoding heterogeneous nuclear ribonucleoprotein A1 isoform X3: MERRRRAASTNGRRRGGREGGGGGGVRRRRSRRSAPFRVGPRRGSIARCRHRPARPAPRRAAAMAKAESPKEPEQLRKLFIGGLSFETTDESLRSHFEQWGTLTDCVVMRDPNTKRSRGFGFVTYSSVEEVDAAMNARPHKVDGRVVEPKRAVSREDSQRPGAHLTVKKIFVGGIKEDTEEHHLREYFGQYGKIEVIEIMTDRGSGKKRGFAFVTFDDHDSVDKIVIQKYHTVNGHNCEVRKALSKQEMASASAGQRGRSGSGNFGGGGRGGFGGGDNFNRGGNFGGRGGFGRAGAYGGDGFNGFGADGYGGGGGPGYSGGNRGYGGSGSYDGYNNGGGGFGGGSGGRRPARGPALAVRNGLAEAGTGSNFGGGGSYNDFGSYNNQASSFGPMKGGSFGGRSSGPYGGGESPKPTWGTPKYP, from the exons ATGGAGAGGCGGCGCCGGGCGGCGTCAACCAATGGGAGGCGGCGCGGGGGCCGTgagggcggcgggggcggcggggtgAGGCGGCGGCGCTCGCGTCGCTCGGCCCCTTTCCGTGTCGGCCCTCGCAGAGGGAGCATCGCGCGCTGCCGCCaccgcccggcccgccccgccccgcgccgcgccgccgccaTGGCCAAGGCCGAG TCCCCGAAGGAGCCGGAGCAGCTCCGGAAACTTTTCATCGGCGGCCTGAGCTTTGAAACCACAGACGAGAGCCTGCGCAGCCACTTCGAGCAGTGGGGCACCCTCACTGACTGCGTG GTGATGCGGGACCCCAACACAAAGCGCTCGCGGGGCTTTGGGTTCGTCACCTACTCCTCGGTGGAGGAGGTCGATGCTGCCATGAATGCACGGCCACACAAGGTGGATGGCAGGGTGGTGGAACCCAAACGGGCCGTGTCCCGAGAG GACTCGCAGCGGCCCGGGGCGCACCTGACGGTGAAGAAGATCTTCGTGGGCGGCATCAAGGAGGACACGGAGGAGCATCACCTGCGGGAGTACTTCGGGCAGTACGGCAAGATCGAGGTCATCGAGATCATGACCGACCGCGGCAGCGGCAAAAAGCGCGGCTTCGCCTTCGTCACCTTCGACGACCACGACTCGGTCGACAAAATCGTCA TCCAGAAGTACCACACGGTGAACGGGCACAACTGCGAGGTGCGCAAGGCTCTGTCCAAGCAGGAGATGGCCAGCGCCTCGGCCGGCCAGCGAG GCCGCAGCGGCTCCGGGAATttcggcggcggcggccgcggcggtTTCGGCGGCGGCGACAACTTCAACCGCGGCGGCAACTTCGGCGGCCGTG GTGGGTTTGGCCGCGCCGGCGCTTACGGCGGCGACGGATTTAATGGATTTGGCGCTGACG GTtacggcggcggcggcggccccggctACTCCGGGGGCAACCGGGGCTACGGCGGCAGCGGCTCCTATGATGGCTACAACAACGGCGGTGGTGGCTtcggcggcggcagcgggggCCGGCGGCCGGCGCGGGGACCGGCGCTGGCCGTGCGCAACGGGCTGGCTGAGGCGGGCACAG GCAGCAATTTCGGGGGCGGGGGCAGCTACAATGACTTTGGCAGCTACAACAACCAGGCCTCGAGTTTCGGGCCCATGAAGGGCGGCAGCTTCGGGGGGCGCAGCTCGGGGCCCTACGGCGGCGGTGAGtccccaaaacccacctggggcaccccaaaatatccctaA
- the CBX5 gene encoding chromobox protein homolog 5 — MGRRSRRAADSSSSGEEEEYVVEKVLDRRVVRGQAEYLLKWKGFSEEHNTWEPEKNLDCPELISQFLRKDRRMRDMRDMRDSDGTRPRERPEGAKRKGLPGSEDGRAKKKRESNDIARGFERGLEPEKIIGATDSCGDLMFLMKWKDTDEADLVLAKEANLKCPQIVIAFYEERLTWHAYPEDSDSKERDPPRS, encoded by the exons ATGGGCAGGAGGAGCCGGCGGGCAGCCGACAGCTCGTCCtcgggggaggaggaggagtatGTGGTGGAGAAGGTTCTGGATCGGCGCGTGGTGAGGGGCCAGGCCGAGTACCTGCTCAAGTGGAAAGGCTTCTCCGA GGAACACAACACGTGGGAGCCCGAGAAGAACCTGGACTGCCCCGAGCTGATCTCGCAGTTCCTGCGCAAGGACCGCAGGATGAGGGACATGAGGGACATGAGGGACAGCGATGGCACACGGCCCCGGGAGCGCCCCGAGGGCGCCAAGCGCAAGGGACTGCCCGGGAGTGAGGATGGGAGAGCCAAGAAAAAGAGGGag AGCAACGACATCGCCCGCGGCTTCGAGCGGGGGCTGGAGCCCGAGAAGATCATCGGGGCCACCGACTCCTGCGGGGACCTCATGTTCCTCATGAAGTG GAAGGACACGGACGAGGCCGACCTGGTGCTGGCCAAGGAAGCCAACCTCAAGTGTCCCCAAATTGTCATCGCGTTCTACGAGGAGCGGCTGACGTGGCACGCGTACCCCGAGGACAGTGACAGCAAGGAGCGGGACCCCCCCCGCAGCTAA
- the SMUG1 gene encoding single-strand selective monofunctional uracil DNA glycosylase, whose amino-acid sequence MERGEEEEEEEEEEGPRSEGDRAKDTDGAEGGDGAEGGDDGDDDKDDDEDEEQAAALAGRFLALELALSEQLRALPPPGPPVALLYAPLEYAWDPHSRFVRRYLRTPKPVLFLGMNPGPFGMGQTGVPFGEAWHVREWLRVRGSVLKPPQEHPKRPVLGLRCPRAEVSGARFWGLIRSLCPDPRDFFRHCFVHNLCPLLFLTESGRNVPLPELRPPERERLLRACGAALVATVLALRVRLVVALGRVAEARARRELQGAGLDVSVRGIPHPSPRNPRANRGWEGEARARLEELGVLRLLGGRGGGEREGMGGTGAGGALNWSDQLGTGGKGMGGSLDQSDQLGTGGKGMGGSLDQSDQLGTGGKGMGGSLDQSDQLGTGGKGMDEGLDWSDQLGTGGKEGWGSLSQFETGGKEFGGSLSQFETGGKVMDGSLDQSDQLGTGGKGMGGALNQLDQLGTGGKEPGGPCPSWGLGEGDG is encoded by the exons atggagcggggagaggaggaggaggaggaggaggaggaggaaggaccCAGGAGTGAGGGTGACAGAGCCAAGGATACGGACGGAGCCGAGGGTGGTGACGGAGCCGAGGGTGGTGACGATGGCGACGATGATAAGGACGATGATGAGGATGAAGAGCAGGCCGCAGCCCTGGCCGGGCGGTTCCTGGCCCTGGAGTTGGCTCTGTCCGAGCAGCTCCGGGCGCTGCCGCCCCCCGGCCCCCCCGTGGCCCTGCTCTACGCCCCCCTGGAGTACGCCTGGGACCCCCACAGCCGCTTCGTGCGCCGCTACCTGCGCACCCCAAAACCCGTTCTGTTCCTGGGCATGAACCCCGGGCCCTTCGGGATGGGGCAGACCGGG gtgccgTTCGGCGAGGCGTGGCACGTGCGGGAGTGGCTGCGGGTGAGGGGCTCGGTGCTGAAGCCCCCCCAGGAGCACCCCAAGCGCCCGGTGCTGGGGCTGCGCTGCCCTCGGGCCGAGGTGAGCGGTGCCCGCTTCTGGGGGCTCATCCGGAGCCTCTGCCCGGACCCCCGAGACTTTTTCCGCCACTGCTTCGTGCACAacctctgccccctcctcttcctcaccgAGTCCGGCCGCAACGTTCCCCTCCCGGAGCTGCGGCCGCCGGAGCGGGAGCGGCTGCTCCGGGCTTGCGGCGCCGCGCTGGTGGCCACCGTGCTGGCCCTGCGGGTGCGGCTGGTGGTGGCCCTGGGCAGGGTGGCCGAGGCTCGGGCTCGCCGCGAGCTGCAGGGAGCCGGGCTGGACGTGTCCGTGCGGGGGATCCCGCACCCGTCCCCCCGAAACCCCCGAGCCAACCGCGGCTGGGAGGGAGAGGCCCGGGCGAGGCTGGAGGAGCTCGGGGTGCTGCGGCTGCTGGGGGGACGGGGCGGTGGGGAGCGGGAGGGGATGGGGGGCacgggggctgggggggctctgAACTGGTCAGACCAGTTGGGGACTGGGGGGAAGGGGATGGGTGGGAGCCTGGACCAGTCAGACCAGTTGGGGACTGGGGGGAAGGGGATGGGTGGGAGCCTGGACCAGTCAGACCAGTTGGGGACTGGGGGGAAGGGGATGGGTGGGAGCCTGGACCAGTCAGACCAGTTGGGGACTGGGGGGAAGGGGATGGATGAGGGCCTGGACTGGTCAGACCAGTTGGGGACTGGGGGGAAGGAGGGTTGGGGGTCCCTGTCCCAGTTTGAGACTGGGGGTAAGGAGTTTGGGGGCTCCCTGTCCCAGTTTGAGACTGGAGGGAAAGTGATGGATGGGAGCCTGGACCAGTCAGACCAGTTGGGGACTGGGGGGAAGGGGATGGGTGGGGCTTTGAACCAGTTGGACCAGTTGGGGACTGGGGGgaaggagcctgggggtcctTGCCCCAGTTGGGGACTGGGGGAAGGTGATGGATGA